GATCCTCGGCCACGCCGATCTAAAGGTTTCCTGCACCTGCGTGCGCGTGCCGGTTTACCGCTCGCATTCGGTGTCAATCACCGCTCAATTTGAGCGTCCGGTGGATGTGGAAGCCGCTCGCGCCGCCTTCGCTGGCAAGCCTGGCGTGAAGGTGGTGGACGATCCGGCCAACAAGGTTTTCCCGGTGCCGCTCGACACGACGGGCAAGGACGACTGCCTCGTTGGCCGCATCCGCAAGAACCTCGTCCTGGACAATGCCCTCGACCTCTGGGTGGTTGGTGATCAGGTCCGGAAGGGTGCGGCGCTGAATGCCGTGCAGATCGCGGAGATTCTCTAGCATGGAGCAAGGGGCGAAGAGCTTGGAGAAAGAGCGCACGCCTTGCCTTTCTCCCGATTCTCCGCTCCAAGTTCCCCGCTCTTTGCCATGTCGCTCAAAGAATACCTCGCCACCCGTTCCGCTGAAGTCGATGCCGCTCTCGATGCCTTCCTCCCGAAGGCGAAGGAGAAGCCGGCCACGATCCACGCGGCGATGCGGTACAGCATCTTTGCCGGCGGCAAGCGCCTGCGTCCTATCTTGTGCCTGGCTGCAGCCGAGGCATGTGGCGGCGATGTGGAAAGCGCCATGCCGCCTGCCTGTGCGGTGGAGATCCTGCATACCTACTCGCTGGTGCACGACGATCTGCCGTGCATGGACGATGACGACCTGCGCCGCGGTCGCCCGACCTGCCACAAGGTTTATGGCGAAGGCATGGCAGTCCTGACCGGCGATGCGCTTTTGACGGAGGCTTTCCTGATCCTCGCGCAGACCACTCCCGCCAAGCGCTATCCCGGTGCCGCCTATGTCGCGGAGCTGGCGTTGACCGGCGGGTCCACGAGGCTGATCGGCGGTCAGGTGATGGACTTGGAAGGTGAGGGGAAGAAGCTTACCAAGGCGCAACTCGTGAAGATCCACGAGTCAAAGACCGCGGCTCTCCTTACCAGCTCGATCCGTCTCGGAGCGATGACCGCGAATGCCACCGAGAAGCAACTGGAGGCGCTAAGCGTCTTCGGTCGTGCCCTTGGCTTGGCGTTCCAAGTGATCGATGACGTCCTCGATGTAACGCAGTCTACCGAGGTCCTCGGCAAGACGGCTGGCAAAGATGCAGCGGTGGAGAAGGCTACCTATCCCGCGATCCTTGGCCTTGAGAAGTCGCGGAAAGAAGCGGCGAAGTTTACCCGGGAAGCGCTGGATGCCCTGAAGCCCTTCGGGAAGAAGGCCCAGCGTCTGAGGGAGATCGCGGAGTATCTTCTGAAGCGGGAGTACTGACGTCAGGTCCGGAGAGCCCGGCTTCCCTGCCGAGATCGCGAGCTTGCAGGAATTTCTGTCCGGCGGGGGTCAACGGAAAGGGTGTATTATGCATGTTATGTGAATTTCATGTGATGACTTTGTATTCTGTTTGACGATGAAAGAGGGGTATTGTCTCCCTGATGGACTATGAAAAATCCCCTCTGTTCATCCCTGCTGCTAGCCCTCTTCGTTTCTTCATTATCCGAGGGAGCCGTGATCGATGCCTTTAGCGGCATCAGCCAAATCGCGGCAACCGGGGATCCCTTGGTTTCTCCCACGTCGAGCATCTCGAATAATCCGGGCAGCTTTGAGGACCGCCGATTCACCATCGAATCCGGAGGGGGAAGGATGGAGACGACCTTGGGAGCCTCTGGCCTGAACTACAGCTTCGTGACCGAGATGGCCCCAAGTGGCAACCGGCTCGGATACATAACGTATGACGCCTCCAGCGCGGATCCCATCAATCTAATGGGAAATGGTGAGAGTATCCTGCGTCTGGAGTTTTCCGATCTCGTCATCCCCAGGGAAATCTGGCTTCAGATCAATATCTGGTCGGGAAATGGAAACTATACCCAAGTTCGGCTCCCCGAAGGAGAACGGGCCGAGGCGCATATCGATATCCCCTTCAGCCAGTTCGCAGGCGTCGACTTTTCTGAGATTGATCAGATCCGGATCTCGGGAGGCCGGTTTAGCTCAGGCACCTCATTCGTGCTCAAATCGATCACCACTGTCCCGGAGCCGATGACGCTGGGTCTGGCGGCATTGGGAGGACTCGGATTTCTGCGCCGCCGGCGCTGACAGGACTCAGAGGAAGAGGAACCAGACCGCCAAGGCGAAGGCGCCGATCCACACGGCACCGATGTGCGCAAGGCCGAAGGAGCGAGCGCCCGGAGTCTCTGCGCGGTGATCCGAGTGGGGGCCGAAGAGAGCGCCGTACTTCATGATCAGCCAGCCGCCCAAGGCGGTCCATCCGATGAGAAAGAGGACGATCAGGATCTTAACGATGATGCTCATGGCAGGGTGTCGTGGGTGACGACGGGATCATTCTGTACCGGAATCGGAGTTCGGGTAGGTACAGTGCGGCGAAAGTTCGGTAGGTACAGAATCTGTACTGGATCCTTTTTCTTCCCGCTGTATCTGGAGAGGTCCGGAAAAAACCTCATTCTATCCGAGCCATGTCCACCGTGCTGCCGCTGTATCAGGAGCTTTTCGCCACGCTTTCCGGGCTGATCCGCGCGGGCACTTTTCCAGCCGGCTCGCGGTTTCCCTCGGTGCGGCACACCAGCAAGGAACACCGGGTGAGCATCTCCACGGTGATCGAGGCTTACCGGCGTTTGGAGGACGAGGGGCTGATCGAGGCTCGTCCGCGCTCCGGTTACTATGTGGCTCCGCCGAAGATCCATGCGGACCGCTTTCCCACCACGACCTCGCGGCCTTCGAAGCCGATCCGCATTGAGCGGGATACCGCGCTTACAGCGATCATGGAGGTTTCGGGAGATCCGGCCTTTGTTCGCTTCGGCTCGGCGACGCCGGGGGATGACATTGTTCCGGAGGCGAAGCTGTCCTCGCTGACGCGCGAGGTGATGAGGAAGCACGGGGCTGCCGCCCTGCGCTACACGCCGCCACAGGGCCGCCGTGAGCTGCGATCGGCGCTTTCCCGGCGGATCTTCGATCTAGGGCTGAAGGCAGCCCCGGATGAAATCGTGACGACCCAGGGCGGGACCGAAGCCACGCTGCTTGCGCTGCGTGCGACGACGCGTCCCGGAGACTTGATCGCAGTGGAGACGCCCTCGTATTTCGGCACGTTGCACTTGGTGCGGGATCTTGGTCTCCGGGTGATTGAAATCCCGGTCGATCCCCGCAGCGGCATGGTGATCGGCGCTTTGGCGAAGGCGCTGAAGAAGCACCGCATTGCCGCCTGCCTGGTGCAACCGCACTTCCATAACCCGATCGGCAGCTTGATGCCGGAGGAGAACAAGAAGGAACTCGCGGCGCTGGCAGAGCAGCATGACTTCACCATCATCGAGGACGACGTTTACGGCGACCTCGCGCACAAGGGTGAGCGCCCGAAGTCGATCGCCGTGCATAGCGAACGGGTGATCCACTGTGGCTCCGTCTCGAAAACGATCGCTCCTGGCCTCCGCGTGGGCTGGTCGATTCCCGGTGCGCACCTTGAAGAGATCCGTCGCCTGAAAGGGATCCAGAGCCCGTGGAACAACACGCTCTCCGAACTGGTGATCGCGGGCTTTCTCGATGCCGGTGGCTACGACCGCCATCTCCGCCGGATCCGCGGGCTCTATGCGGAGCAGTGCGCCAAGACGCGGGATGCGGTGTTGCGCTATTTCCCCGATTACACCCGCGTGAACCAACCGGCGGGCGGCTTTGTACTCTGGGTGGAAATGCCGGAGGGTTTCGATTCGGAAGCTTTCACCTCCGCGGCCTTGGAGAAACGTATCAGCATCGCGCCAGGTACCATCTTCTCCGCGTCGGGCGGCTTGAACCATTGCTTCCGCCTCGCCTGCGGCTTCGCCTTTGATGATCGCACCTTGGAAGCCATCGCCACGCTGGGAAAACTCGCACCTCACTTCCTGAAATCGCCATGAGTCCTCACGACGAGACCCTTTCACGCGCGAGGATCGGGATGATCTTCGGTTTTCTCGGTGTGCTGGCTTTCAGCCTCACGCTTCCGGCGACGCGGCTCGCAGTGAGCTCGCTGGACCCGGTGTTGGTGGGCTTGGGGCGCTCGGCAGTTGCCGCGGTGCCCGCGGCGCTGCTGCTGTATTTTACGAAGCAACGCTGGCCGAGTGCCGCACAATGCAGGGCTCTGGCCATCGTGGCGCTGGGAGTGATCGCGGGCTTTCCGGTTTGCAGTGCCTTAGCCATGACGCGCATCGATGCCTCGCATGGGGCGGTGCTGGTGGGCTTCCTGCCTTTGGCGACGGCGGTGGCAGCGTTCATGCGCGCGGGCGAGCGTCCTGCCGCGCGCTTCTGGCTATCGAGCATTGCGGGAAGCGCCACGATAGCCGTGTTCTCGCTGTCGTCGGGTGAGGGTGCATTCTCTCCGGGAGATGGAATCCTGTTTCTCGGCGTGCTGCTGGCGGCGCTTGGTTATGCGGAGGGTGGCCGCTTGGCCCGTGAGATCGGTGGATGGCAGGTGATCTGTTGGTCGCTGGTGCTGGCCTTTCCCGTGATCATCGGGCCCGTGCTGTGGCTGGTTTCGGTGCACGGGATTTCAGCCCCGCTCACGGCTTGGGGCGGCTTCACCTACCTGACTGTGGTGAGTGCGTTCCTCGGCTTCTTTGCCTGGTATCACGGGCTCGCGCTGGGAGGCGTGGCGAAGGTGGGGCAGATCCAATTGCTGCAGCCTTTCTTCACCTTCATTTTCGCCGCGGGCTTCCTCGGCGAGAAGTTCGGTTGGAAGCCGGTGATCTGTGCGGCCTTGGTCGCCACCTTCATCCTGATCGGCCGTGGAAACTGGAGCTTCCGCCGGAAGTCGGGGTCCTTGCTACTAGGGAAGGCGTAGTTCGGTGAGGGGTCTACTGCTTCCGCCGCATTTCCCAGACATACCAATTCTCCACCTTTTCCCGAGCCCAGGGGGTCTTGCGTAGAAAGGTCAGGCTGGACTTGA
This portion of the Luteolibacter luteus genome encodes:
- a CDS encoding DMT family transporter; translated protein: MSPHDETLSRARIGMIFGFLGVLAFSLTLPATRLAVSSLDPVLVGLGRSAVAAVPAALLLYFTKQRWPSAAQCRALAIVALGVIAGFPVCSALAMTRIDASHGAVLVGFLPLATAVAAFMRAGERPAARFWLSSIAGSATIAVFSLSSGEGAFSPGDGILFLGVLLAALGYAEGGRLAREIGGWQVICWSLVLAFPVIIGPVLWLVSVHGISAPLTAWGGFTYLTVVSAFLGFFAWYHGLALGGVAKVGQIQLLQPFFTFIFAAGFLGEKFGWKPVICAALVATFILIGRGNWSFRRKSGSLLLGKA
- a CDS encoding polyprenyl synthetase family protein; protein product: MSLKEYLATRSAEVDAALDAFLPKAKEKPATIHAAMRYSIFAGGKRLRPILCLAAAEACGGDVESAMPPACAVEILHTYSLVHDDLPCMDDDDLRRGRPTCHKVYGEGMAVLTGDALLTEAFLILAQTTPAKRYPGAAYVAELALTGGSTRLIGGQVMDLEGEGKKLTKAQLVKIHESKTAALLTSSIRLGAMTANATEKQLEALSVFGRALGLAFQVIDDVLDVTQSTEVLGKTAGKDAAVEKATYPAILGLEKSRKEAAKFTREALDALKPFGKKAQRLREIAEYLLKREY
- a CDS encoding PEP-CTERM sorting domain-containing protein gives rise to the protein MKNPLCSSLLLALFVSSLSEGAVIDAFSGISQIAATGDPLVSPTSSISNNPGSFEDRRFTIESGGGRMETTLGASGLNYSFVTEMAPSGNRLGYITYDASSADPINLMGNGESILRLEFSDLVIPREIWLQINIWSGNGNYTQVRLPEGERAEAHIDIPFSQFAGVDFSEIDQIRISGGRFSSGTSFVLKSITTVPEPMTLGLAALGGLGFLRRRR
- a CDS encoding PLP-dependent aminotransferase family protein, which gives rise to MSTVLPLYQELFATLSGLIRAGTFPAGSRFPSVRHTSKEHRVSISTVIEAYRRLEDEGLIEARPRSGYYVAPPKIHADRFPTTTSRPSKPIRIERDTALTAIMEVSGDPAFVRFGSATPGDDIVPEAKLSSLTREVMRKHGAAALRYTPPQGRRELRSALSRRIFDLGLKAAPDEIVTTQGGTEATLLALRATTRPGDLIAVETPSYFGTLHLVRDLGLRVIEIPVDPRSGMVIGALAKALKKHRIAACLVQPHFHNPIGSLMPEENKKELAALAEQHDFTIIEDDVYGDLAHKGERPKSIAVHSERVIHCGSVSKTIAPGLRVGWSIPGAHLEEIRRLKGIQSPWNNTLSELVIAGFLDAGGYDRHLRRIRGLYAEQCAKTRDAVLRYFPDYTRVNQPAGGFVLWVEMPEGFDSEAFTSAALEKRISIAPGTIFSASGGLNHCFRLACGFAFDDRTLEAIATLGKLAPHFLKSP